One Hypanus sabinus isolate sHypSab1 chromosome 4, sHypSab1.hap1, whole genome shotgun sequence genomic region harbors:
- the LOC132392216 gene encoding uncharacterized protein LOC132392216 isoform X2, with protein METVLRPERLDLDPQDPEAALAFEHWLACFHSYLAELRATDPAVMYRILLSRVTPKVYSIIWDLPTYDGALDTLKRQYLRPMKTVYGRHRLATRRQRPGESSTGFLRALQTLVRACDCKTLTAEQHAELLMRDAFVTGLRKSVTLPVWLMSPGPVLLRKHVRSNKYSRLVERVHLLHANPQYAYVVLPDGREDTVSICDLAPAGAADHYPEHSPVTMNPVPEVTLRSPGPTWTPHDISIPGASHMHELEPAQPPSPVQSPMLPASVQSQPVLRRSQ; from the exons atggaaaccgttttacgtccggaaaggttggatttggaccctcaagaccctgaagcagctcttgcctttgaacactggcttgcatgcttccactcatacttggcggagcttcgtgcgactgaccctgctgttatgtacagaattctcctctcgagggtcaccccaaaagtttattccattatctgggacctgccgacctatgatggggcactggacaccctcaaaagacagtacctgcggccgatGAAGACCGTCTACggaagacatcgtttagctacccggcgacagcggcctggagaatcgagcaccgggtttctccgagcactacagacactcgtccgagcttgtgactgcaagacgctcacggcagaacagcatgcggagctgctaatGCGAgatgcctttgtgacgggactgag gaagtctgtcactctaccagtttggctgatgtccccggggccagtgctgctccggaaacatgtgaggagcaataaatactcccggctggtcgagagggttcaccttctgcatgcaaacccccagtatgcttacgtggtcttacctgatgggcgggaggacacagtctccatctgcgacctggcgcccgcaggtgcagcagaccactaccctgaacactctccggtaactatgaaccctgtacccgaggtgacactgcgctcaccaggccctacatggactcctcatgacatttctataccaggtgcctcgcacatgcatgagctggaaccagcacaacctccgtctcctgtgcaatcaccaatgttgccggcatcggtgcaatcacagccggtgctacgtagatcgcagtga
- the LOC132392216 gene encoding uncharacterized protein LOC132392216 isoform X1 produces METVLRPERLDLDPQDPEAALAFEHWLACFHSYLAELRATDPAVMYRILLSRVTPKVYSIIWDLPTYDGALDTLKRQYLRPMKTVYGRHRLATRRQRPGESSTGFLRALQTLVRACDCKTLTAEQHAELLMRDAFVTGLRSVYMRQRLLEHSNLTLRSAIETANALEAALHNADAVQSRNSPPVPWTPQTPPPPTPVNEIATASLDSTSSPNPTTVVARQKPVLCYFCGHKKHPRKRCPARETTCSSCGKRGHFAKEVCHSTSLADVPGASAAPETCEEQ; encoded by the exons atggaaaccgttttacgtccggaaaggttggatttggaccctcaagaccctgaagcagctcttgcctttgaacactggcttgcatgcttccactcatacttggcggagcttcgtgcgactgaccctgctgttatgtacagaattctcctctcgagggtcaccccaaaagtttattccattatctgggacctgccgacctatgatggggcactggacaccctcaaaagacagtacctgcggccgatGAAGACCGTCTACggaagacatcgtttagctacccggcgacagcggcctggagaatcgagcaccgggtttctccgagcactacagacactcgtccgagcttgtgactgcaagacgctcacggcagaacagcatgcggagctgctaatGCGAgatgcctttgtgacgggactgaggtcagtgtacatgcgccagcgactgctggaacactccaATCTTACCTtgcgctcggcgatcgagacggccaacgctctggaagctgctctgcacaatgctgacgctgtccagtcgcgcaattccccgccggttccatggacacctcagaccccgccaccgccgacTCCCGTGAACGAAATCGCCACTGCCAGTctcgattccacgagctccccgaacccaacCACGgtggtggcccgtcagaagcctgtgctttgttatttctgtggccacaaaaaaCACCCTCgtaaacgctgtccagcgcgagaaacgacctgctctagctgcggaaagcggggccatttcgccaag gaagtctgtcactctaccagtttggctgatgtccccggggccagtgctgctccggaaacatgtgaggagcaataa